One Candidatus Bathyarchaeota archaeon genomic window carries:
- a CDS encoding trypsin-like peptidase domain-containing protein, protein MTQLVNSLEILKSVSEATSNLIKKASESVVAVKAQMSRGTGVVLTRDGYIVTCNHVLAGCNTVKIGQGEKTLNAKIVGIDPYNDIALLKAERGEFTPIEMGDSEKLNVGQYVLALANPFNRQQPTATSGMVTSVNSTLRGWRGTHMENIIATDAQLNPGFSGGPLIDVDGKLIGINTAYVWQRGIAIPINKVKTIADRLMTGRSAQRGYLGIIANTVAIPQEIADQIGLDQETGVMIFSVEPDSPARKAGLAMGDVIVKFNGKPVNDFYDLPSLLAEDVIGKETKLTIIRREKLLEGTITPATYGGEED, encoded by the coding sequence ATGACTCAACTAGTTAACTCACTTGAAATCCTAAAATCAGTCTCAGAAGCAACCAGCAACCTAATCAAAAAAGCTTCAGAATCAGTGGTGGCAGTAAAAGCGCAGATGTCACGGGGCACAGGCGTGGTTTTAACCAGAGACGGTTACATCGTCACCTGCAACCACGTTCTTGCAGGATGCAACACCGTCAAAATAGGACAAGGAGAGAAAACGCTTAACGCAAAAATCGTGGGCATCGACCCATACAACGACATAGCCTTACTTAAGGCAGAGAGAGGCGAATTCACACCCATAGAAATGGGCGATTCAGAAAAACTAAACGTAGGACAATACGTTTTAGCATTAGCTAACCCATTCAACCGCCAGCAACCAACCGCCACCAGCGGCATGGTCACAAGCGTAAACAGCACTCTGCGCGGATGGCGCGGAACACACATGGAAAACATCATCGCCACCGACGCCCAGCTAAACCCAGGCTTCAGCGGCGGGCCACTCATTGATGTTGATGGCAAACTCATCGGCATAAACACTGCTTACGTTTGGCAAAGAGGCATCGCCATACCTATAAACAAAGTCAAAACCATAGCTGACCGCTTAATGACTGGACGCAGCGCTCAACGCGGATACTTGGGCATAATCGCTAACACAGTTGCCATACCGCAAGAAATCGCTGACCAAATCGGCTTAGATCAAGAAACAGGCGTCATGATATTCTCAGTCGAACCAGACTCCCCAGCACGCAAGGCAGGATTAGCCATGGGTGATGTGATAGTCAAATTCAACGGCAAACCCGTCAACGACTTCTACGACCTGCCAAGCCTGCTCGCTGAAGACGTAATCGGCAAAGAAACCAAACTAACCATCATACGCAGAGAAAAACTCCTCGAAGGCACAATTACTCCAGCAACTTACGGAGGCGAAGAAGACTGA
- a CDS encoding HIT family protein produces MKSTTENCIFCKIIRREAHASIVYEDEQVIAFLSNHPVNVGHTLVVPKKHYVNIFDIPEDEAAYLYKITKRIAHTVKDATDVAGIRIVQNNGEAAGQVIFHLHVHIIPMKPHNQNSHDGAYRDKTKPRSSEELESDAEKIRHALMRPN; encoded by the coding sequence ATGAAATCAACAACTGAAAATTGTATATTCTGCAAAATCATCCGCAGAGAGGCACATGCAAGTATAGTTTACGAGGACGAGCAAGTCATTGCTTTTTTGAGTAACCACCCTGTTAATGTGGGGCACACGCTGGTGGTTCCCAAAAAACATTATGTGAATATTTTCGATATTCCAGAGGACGAAGCCGCCTACCTGTACAAAATAACAAAGAGAATAGCTCATACCGTCAAAGACGCAACAGATGTTGCTGGCATCCGAATCGTGCAGAATAACGGTGAAGCCGCTGGTCAAGTAATTTTTCACTTGCATGTCCACATTATCCCGATGAAACCACACAATCAAAATAGTCATGATGGCGCTTACCGCGACAAGACAAAACCCCGAAGCAGCGAAGAACTGGAAAGCGACGCAGAAAAAATAAGACACGCCCTCATGCGACCTAATTGA
- a CDS encoding winged helix-turn-helix domain-containing protein, translating to MAESEEEIYSIMFTSLKHPVRRKILRMLADKPMTFMELVEYIGLSSSHLTYHLESLGELVFKIEDGRYKLSSFGYATVTAMKGVEEAPEIEVKRRIKLPFRWKSIIATLLVAVVLLATFSALQFAALNQVTANQNKLIAENQQLLSWGLGTNKVATLLRDVAQIDTTKYKITLLSNTVEQRQDFNVAEELLKYSLTSPTSNLDASFRFRDNHLSRYQLNPIESQPIYTRTQPGDVLENAKATLSRYRDYSGDAYLDQMANLIVQVNQLENTEVTEGNMKLKITIVGGTVDFLWMYTDKGIDFSAKSLRMTFQSNILTTLTDGYFLFTIGNTNLAISQDQAVTIAKNHVKTLTWNIDGKQTSGFNAQDTPVSVELLPHPRGDSVALVPYWYVVLRLDKVYAGGINIVTVGVYADTGEIADVQMLSG from the coding sequence ATGGCTGAGTCAGAAGAAGAAATTTACTCAATTATGTTCACATCGCTTAAGCATCCAGTTCGCCGCAAAATCCTGCGAATGCTTGCCGACAAACCTATGACTTTCATGGAACTGGTTGAGTACATCGGCCTCTCCAGCTCACACTTGACTTACCATTTGGAAAGTCTCGGCGAACTTGTCTTTAAAATTGAGGATGGCAGATACAAGCTCTCAAGCTTTGGTTATGCTACCGTCACAGCCATGAAAGGCGTGGAAGAAGCGCCCGAAATCGAAGTTAAACGCCGCATAAAGCTTCCTTTCAGGTGGAAATCTATAATTGCAACGTTGTTGGTTGCTGTTGTGCTTTTGGCAACTTTTTCTGCATTGCAATTTGCGGCTTTAAATCAAGTCACAGCCAACCAAAACAAATTGATAGCGGAAAATCAGCAGTTGCTGTCATGGGGTTTAGGCACAAATAAAGTCGCCACCCTACTTCGCGATGTTGCTCAAATTGACACAACCAAATACAAGATTACTTTGTTGAGTAACACGGTTGAGCAGCGGCAAGACTTCAATGTTGCGGAAGAACTTTTAAAATACTCCCTAACCAGCCCCACAAGCAACTTAGACGCAAGCTTCCGCTTCCGAGACAACCACCTCTCACGCTACCAACTCAACCCAATCGAAAGCCAGCCAATCTACACCAGAACCCAACCAGGAGATGTTTTGGAAAATGCTAAAGCAACGCTTAGCCGATACAGAGACTACTCAGGCGATGCGTACCTTGACCAGATGGCTAACCTGATAGTGCAAGTTAACCAACTTGAAAACACTGAAGTAACAGAGGGCAACATGAAACTTAAAATCACTATTGTAGGCGGCACTGTTGACTTTCTTTGGATGTACACGGATAAGGGCATTGATTTCTCAGCTAAAAGCCTGCGCATGACCTTTCAAAGCAACATCCTAACTACCTTAACGGATGGGTACTTCCTCTTTACCATCGGCAACACTAACCTTGCAATCAGCCAAGACCAAGCCGTAACCATCGCCAAAAACCACGTTAAAACCTTAACGTGGAACATAGACGGTAAACAAACCAGCGGCTTTAACGCTCAAGACACGCCAGTTTCAGTGGAGCTTTTGCCTCATCCGAGGGGTGATTCAGTTGCGCTTGTTCCTTATTGGTACGTGGTACTGAGGCTTGATAAAGTGTACGCTGGCGGCATAAACATAGTAACTGTCGGCGTTTACGCTGACACCGGAGAAATCGCTGACGTCCAGATGCTAAGCGGCTAA
- a CDS encoding class I SAM-dependent methyltransferase, producing the protein MQRYDTTADIYEERYAQEQKMKYQKALQSINIENAFVLDVGCGSGLFFGEVAMRASLIIGVDISRKLLLLAKEQTKALSNVFVVQADADHLPFRDSFFGAVFAFTVLQNLPKPTQTLDELKRVAKNNGWLVVTGLKKAFPLEVFMDVLEDSGLRLVSFVDEENVNCYVAVLAA; encoded by the coding sequence ATGCAACGTTACGACACAACAGCAGACATTTACGAGGAGCGATACGCACAAGAACAGAAAATGAAATATCAAAAAGCACTGCAAAGCATCAATATTGAAAATGCTTTTGTCTTAGATGTGGGCTGTGGTTCAGGACTTTTCTTTGGCGAAGTTGCCATGCGAGCAAGCCTGATTATTGGTGTGGACATTTCCCGTAAACTGTTGCTTTTGGCAAAAGAACAGACGAAGGCTTTGAGTAACGTGTTTGTTGTGCAGGCTGACGCTGACCACCTGCCTTTTAGAGACAGCTTTTTTGGGGCTGTTTTCGCTTTTACGGTGCTTCAGAACCTGCCTAAACCCACACAGACACTTGATGAGCTAAAAAGGGTTGCAAAAAACAACGGGTGGCTTGTGGTAACGGGGTTAAAGAAGGCTTTTCCGCTTGAGGTTTTCATGGATGTTTTAGAGGATTCGGGCTTGCGACTGGTTTCTTTCGTGGATGAGGAAAACGTGAACTGTTACGTCGCGGTTTTAGCCGCTTAG
- the nucS gene encoding endonuclease NucS, translated as MQQPNKITVLTEPTLAEAARLIEKAFSQRKTLIVAGTCSVRYVGRANSTLELGERLLIIKSDGALLVHRPVGYEPVNWQPQGSVFHVTLGEENLEVHAVRQKPRENVKIRFNSVLMVSALSLDDSGEFLLHASEVDMHRSILIKPSLFEEGFKPISYEKKVEPGFVDVYGVDKNGKLVVIEVKRKTASKEAVLQLARYIEAIKEKANRELRGVLVAPSLGKDVQRLLVTMGLEFKALDPKECAQVLKKAENARLEKFFGDSVGKP; from the coding sequence ATGCAGCAACCAAACAAAATTACGGTACTCACAGAGCCAACGTTAGCGGAAGCGGCAAGGCTTATTGAGAAAGCTTTCTCGCAGAGAAAAACCCTCATCGTTGCTGGCACGTGTAGCGTGCGTTATGTCGGCAGAGCAAACTCAACGCTTGAACTCGGCGAACGCCTCTTAATAATAAAGTCAGATGGCGCGCTTCTTGTTCACCGCCCCGTGGGGTATGAACCTGTGAATTGGCAGCCGCAGGGAAGCGTCTTTCACGTTACGTTAGGCGAGGAAAATCTTGAGGTGCATGCGGTCAGGCAGAAGCCCAGAGAAAACGTAAAAATCCGTTTCAACAGTGTCCTTATGGTTTCAGCTTTGAGTTTGGATGATTCAGGCGAGTTTTTGCTTCATGCCAGCGAAGTAGACATGCACAGATCTATTCTGATTAAGCCTTCACTTTTTGAGGAGGGATTCAAGCCAATCAGTTATGAAAAGAAAGTGGAGCCTGGCTTTGTGGACGTTTACGGAGTGGACAAGAATGGCAAGCTCGTGGTGATAGAGGTGAAGCGTAAAACCGCCAGCAAAGAAGCCGTCCTGCAGCTTGCCCGCTACATCGAGGCGATAAAGGAAAAAGCCAACCGTGAACTCCGCGGCGTGTTGGTTGCGCCTAGTTTGGGTAAAGATGTGCAGCGGTTGCTTGTGACGATGGGGTTAGAGTTTAAGGCGTTGGACCCAAAAGAGTGCGCTCAGGTACTCAAAAAGGCGGAGAATGCACGGCTGGAGAAATTTTTCGGAGATTCAGTTGGGAAGCCTTAA
- a CDS encoding inorganic diphosphatase yields MLNLWKSIPAGDNPPELLNMVIEVMSGSRDKYEYKSDWEAFVLDRIIPSSVVFPVEYGFVPRTWYIDDDPLDIMTLSFEPLEVASIAKVRVIGALMMEDEKGPDAKILSVLVNDARFEGYNDISDIHKHELVEIQEFFETYKRLEPHKWTKVKGWKNQKEAKAIVAEAMERYLKLAGDRP; encoded by the coding sequence ATGTTGAATTTGTGGAAAAGTATCCCAGCGGGCGATAATCCGCCTGAACTACTAAACATGGTTATCGAAGTCATGAGCGGTTCTCGGGACAAGTACGAGTACAAATCTGATTGGGAAGCCTTCGTTTTAGACCGCATTATCCCTTCCTCAGTTGTGTTTCCAGTTGAATACGGATTTGTCCCTAGAACATGGTACATTGACGACGACCCATTGGACATTATGACCTTGTCCTTTGAGCCCCTAGAAGTTGCCAGCATTGCCAAGGTACGTGTGATTGGCGCTTTAATGATGGAAGACGAGAAAGGACCAGACGCGAAAATTCTCTCAGTGCTTGTAAACGACGCACGCTTCGAAGGATACAACGACATATCTGACATACATAAGCATGAGCTGGTTGAAATTCAAGAGTTCTTTGAAACTTACAAGCGGCTTGAACCTCACAAGTGGACTAAAGTAAAAGGTTGGAAGAACCAAAAGGAAGCCAAAGCCATCGTCGCTGAGGCGATGGAAAGATACCTCAAGCTTGCTGGCGATAGGCCGTAA
- a CDS encoding PQQ-dependent sugar dehydrogenase: MSFKRLILSLLLISLLVVAAFVLLKDPLGNWFKLQTTSALEGTYNVGVAFPNLQFNTPVGLYAAEDGTNRLFVVEQQGIIRVFENTPSISSSSVFLDITDRVLFGGEQGLLGLAFSPNFESDRQFYVNYVADNPRRTIISRFSASPTNPNQANAQSESILMEVLQPTAIHNGGQIAFGTDGYLYIALGDGGPGNDPNKRGQDLGTLLGKILRIDVSGTNYSIPSGNPFKGNTLGYREEIYAYGFRNPWRFSFDFETSRLWVGDVGQARIEEIDIVEKGKNYGWSLMEGSLPFEPDSADLSGLELPVWEYSRDLGISVIGGFVYHGSNLKELVGKYVYGDFGSGRIWALEYHTNGDAANSELVDTNLNILSFGVDENDELYICALDGRIYRLHVNESTPPVVGDPVQIPLEPLPDQEVTVMVNVTDAVSGIKEVILSYSNDTVWNNLTMSHVSGGTYSAAIPAMLNQTTVGYRIIATDNANNTTVKDNLGAFYTYTVVPESPSLLALAGLLIATSVMALKIRKRKSGFTAYRQQA, encoded by the coding sequence ATGAGTTTTAAACGGTTAATTTTGTCCTTACTGTTGATTTCGCTATTAGTCGTGGCTGCTTTTGTTTTACTTAAAGACCCGCTTGGCAATTGGTTTAAACTACAGACTACTTCTGCTCTTGAGGGCACTTATAATGTTGGCGTTGCTTTCCCAAACCTTCAATTCAACACTCCTGTAGGTCTTTACGCGGCTGAGGATGGCACAAACAGGCTTTTTGTTGTCGAACAGCAAGGCATTATCCGTGTTTTTGAAAACACACCCAGCATATCCTCCAGCAGTGTTTTTCTTGATATTACTGACCGCGTGCTTTTTGGAGGTGAACAGGGCTTGCTTGGCTTAGCTTTTTCTCCAAACTTTGAAAGTGACAGACAGTTCTATGTTAATTATGTCGCTGATAACCCGCGCAGGACAATAATCTCTCGCTTCTCAGCATCTCCGACCAATCCCAACCAAGCGAACGCCCAAAGTGAATCTATTCTCATGGAAGTGTTACAGCCTACCGCCATCCATAACGGTGGACAAATCGCTTTTGGAACCGACGGCTACCTCTACATTGCGCTAGGCGACGGCGGACCAGGCAACGACCCTAATAAGCGAGGACAAGACCTTGGAACCCTGCTGGGAAAAATCTTGCGCATTGACGTTTCAGGCACCAACTACTCTATCCCAAGCGGCAATCCGTTCAAAGGCAACACTCTTGGCTATCGTGAGGAAATTTATGCGTATGGCTTCCGTAACCCTTGGCGTTTTAGTTTTGACTTCGAAACAAGTCGCTTGTGGGTCGGCGACGTGGGGCAAGCCCGAATAGAAGAGATTGATATTGTAGAGAAGGGCAAAAACTACGGCTGGAGCCTAATGGAGGGAAGCCTGCCTTTTGAGCCTGATTCAGCTGATCTGTCAGGTCTTGAGTTACCCGTTTGGGAGTACTCGCGTGATTTAGGCATCTCCGTGATTGGAGGATTTGTTTACCATGGTTCAAACCTAAAAGAACTCGTTGGGAAATATGTTTATGGTGATTTTGGGTCAGGGCGAATTTGGGCATTAGAGTATCATACAAATGGAGATGCTGCTAATTCTGAGCTTGTTGATACGAACTTGAATATTCTTTCGTTCGGCGTTGACGAAAACGATGAACTCTACATTTGCGCATTAGACGGTAGAATTTATCGCTTGCATGTAAATGAATCTACACCGCCAGTTGTAGGTGACCCAGTCCAGATACCGCTGGAACCGTTGCCTGATCAAGAAGTAACCGTTATGGTTAATGTGACTGATGCTGTCAGTGGAATTAAGGAAGTAATTCTGTCTTACAGCAATGATACCGTGTGGAATAACTTAACAATGTCGCATGTCAGCGGCGGCACGTATTCTGCCGCAATACCAGCTATGCTGAATCAGACGACGGTTGGCTACAGAATAATCGCAACTGATAACGCTAACAACACTACAGTTAAAGATAATCTGGGGGCATTCTATACATACACGGTTGTTCCTGAATCTCCATCATTGTTAGCACTGGCAGGATTATTAATCGCTACATCGGTTATGGCTCTAAAAATTCGAAAAAGAAAAAGTGGTTTTACGGCCTATCGCCAGCAAGCTTGA
- a CDS encoding shikimate kinase has translation MSGVGKSRVGLLLSKRLGYRFIDIDRIIKQDTNQRLQDLIDCLGEKKFLELEENAILGIGAVCDSVISSGGSSIYSPRAMGFLKGISRVVFLDASLEEIKRRRVNFSIRGVVGLREKGLDGLFLERQPLYRRYADVTIDVTGLSDKVAVDRIIEQLL, from the coding sequence ATGTCTGGTGTGGGGAAGAGTCGTGTAGGGTTGCTTTTGTCGAAGCGGTTGGGTTATCGCTTTATTGACATTGACAGGATTATTAAACAGGATACTAACCAGAGATTGCAGGATTTAATCGATTGTTTGGGTGAGAAAAAGTTTCTGGAGCTAGAGGAGAATGCCATACTGGGCATAGGTGCGGTGTGTGATTCTGTTATTTCTTCAGGAGGTAGCTCCATATATTCGCCGAGAGCGATGGGTTTTTTGAAGGGTATCTCTAGAGTGGTGTTTTTGGATGCTTCTTTGGAGGAGATTAAGCGGCGTAGAGTAAATTTTTCGATTAGAGGGGTTGTTGGTTTAAGGGAGAAGGGGTTGGATGGGCTTTTTTTGGAGAGGCAGCCGCTTTACAGGCGGTATGCCGATGTAACCATTGACGTGACAGGTCTTAGCGATAAGGTTGCTGTGGACAGGATTATTGAGCAACTTTTGTAA
- a CDS encoding AbrB/MazE/SpoVT family DNA-binding domain-containing protein, whose amino-acid sequence MESEVVVTKKGQTTIPARLRKKFKIEEGTRLEVVETEEGILFKPKKSFWDLIGSGAPYATVEEVKKDLDKMRAEDV is encoded by the coding sequence ATGGAGTCAGAAGTGGTAGTAACTAAGAAAGGTCAGACAACCATTCCTGCAAGACTGCGCAAAAAGTTCAAGATAGAAGAGGGAACACGCTTAGAAGTCGTCGAAACAGAGGAAGGAATCCTGTTTAAACCCAAAAAATCCTTTTGGGACCTGATTGGGTCAGGGGCACCATACGCTACTGTCGAAGAGGTAAAGAAGGACTTAGACAAGATGCGGGCTGAAGATGTCTAA
- a CDS encoding PIN domain-containing protein, whose product MSKRVYDTRFLAEAVYSKDSSFQRRAEAEKRNHERYISTVAVHELYRLTLMREGRETAKLRISLLTKTFKVIPVDEQIAESSAELRQKYQLSMGDSMIAATAAMLDAVCVSDDPHFKQIKEIRTVWV is encoded by the coding sequence ATGTCTAAACGAGTCTACGATACGCGTTTTCTTGCGGAGGCTGTGTACTCCAAAGACTCCAGTTTTCAAAGAAGGGCGGAAGCAGAAAAGAGGAACCATGAAAGATACATTTCTACAGTAGCAGTGCATGAACTTTACCGGTTAACGTTAATGCGTGAGGGCAGAGAAACCGCCAAGCTTCGAATATCACTGTTAACGAAAACCTTCAAAGTTATCCCTGTTGACGAGCAAATTGCGGAGAGTTCTGCTGAATTGAGACAAAAATATCAGCTTTCGATGGGCGACAGCATGATAGCTGCAACAGCAGCCATGTTGGATGCGGTTTGTGTTTCCGATGACCCACACTTTAAGCAAATTAAAGAAATACGCACCGTTTGGGTGTAA
- a CDS encoding terminase family protein produces MPRSLRVKAKTMRPNKYLIQWQKVQRSNLLAEELALEKTEGLSANPVDFCREILKFKPYAYQEEFIKLFVENQFIAARWSRQSGKSFIVAALLLWYAITHPDSAIGIVGPSYRQTKRILSRIGSLSRKLPSGLVFAPQRTQIHFSNGSVIEAFPNNPETIRGPTLHVVYADEFNFVANDQALYDAILYTLGTTNGKFVCTSTPWHTDSVFYKMFTHKDFADYKTSHVTVEQAMEPNGPLKPSIIQKIRTQMGDDPIRWRREMEAEWTEDQDVWLTQSLIASCIGTTATCGEDLKEYNPETERRGQFYAGLDLAQTRDYSVLAVVERKNERLFLRHLKIFQQPTIYATVLGYLKALQDRWGKFERIRVDFTREGPSIIADMQNAKIYNAEGVNFSVPRKSEMASLLKQRMANHQFFYPLLSWERPYRGDICNELNVERYSLNKDGTIGYHHPQGTHDDVFWAVALAVYATAEMGQEPFFASIPR; encoded by the coding sequence ATGCCGCGCTCCTTGAGGGTAAAAGCCAAAACAATGCGCCCCAACAAGTATCTAATTCAGTGGCAAAAAGTCCAGCGCAGTAACTTGCTAGCTGAAGAGTTGGCACTTGAGAAAACTGAGGGACTCAGCGCTAACCCAGTTGATTTTTGCAGGGAAATTTTGAAATTTAAGCCCTACGCCTATCAAGAAGAATTTATCAAACTGTTTGTTGAGAACCAGTTTATTGCTGCGCGGTGGAGTCGGCAGAGCGGTAAAAGTTTCATAGTTGCCGCGTTGTTGCTTTGGTACGCAATCACGCATCCAGACAGCGCCATCGGCATCGTTGGTCCATCCTACCGTCAAACCAAACGTATCCTCAGCCGCATAGGCTCCCTTTCCCGCAAGCTTCCATCAGGATTGGTTTTTGCGCCTCAGCGCACTCAAATTCACTTTTCTAACGGCAGCGTGATTGAGGCTTTCCCAAATAACCCTGAAACTATCCGAGGACCAACTTTGCATGTGGTTTACGCTGACGAATTCAACTTTGTAGCCAACGACCAAGCCCTCTACGATGCCATCCTCTACACCTTGGGCACGACTAACGGCAAATTTGTCTGCACCAGCACCCCTTGGCACACCGACAGCGTCTTCTACAAAATGTTCACCCACAAAGACTTCGCCGATTACAAAACCTCCCACGTCACCGTGGAGCAAGCGATGGAACCCAACGGACCACTAAAACCCAGCATCATACAGAAAATCCGCACGCAGATGGGCGATGACCCAATCCGCTGGCGAAGGGAGATGGAGGCTGAGTGGACAGAAGACCAAGACGTATGGCTAACCCAGAGCCTAATCGCCAGTTGCATTGGCACAACTGCAACGTGTGGTGAAGACCTAAAAGAGTACAATCCAGAAACAGAGCGTCGAGGACAATTTTATGCTGGGCTGGATTTGGCGCAGACTCGCGATTACAGTGTTCTTGCTGTGGTTGAACGTAAAAATGAGCGGTTGTTTTTGCGCCACCTCAAGATTTTCCAGCAACCCACCATCTACGCAACTGTGCTGGGCTACCTCAAAGCGTTGCAGGACCGCTGGGGCAAATTCGAGCGTATCCGAGTGGACTTCACAAGGGAAGGTCCAAGCATCATAGCGGACATGCAAAACGCCAAAATCTACAACGCTGAAGGCGTAAACTTTAGCGTGCCGCGCAAGAGCGAGATGGCAAGCCTGCTTAAACAGCGCATGGCAAACCACCAATTCTTCTACCCGCTACTTAGCTGGGAGCGCCCGTATAGAGGCGACATATGCAATGAACTTAACGTGGAACGCTACAGCCTAAACAAAGACGGCACCATAGGCTACCACCACCCACAAGGAACACATGACGACGTATTCTGGGCGGTGGCACTAGCGGTTTATGCAACTGCAGAAATGGGACAAGAGCCCTTCTTTGCTTCTATTCCCAGATAA
- a CDS encoding YhbY family RNA-binding protein, with translation MSKITTRMKRHVRHVLKDEGPTIWVGKDGLTSQSVAEIEKQLQKNKMVKVRVLPAALVGEVTAQVIAVRAAEATGAALVEVRGHVFILFRKRRVAESPK, from the coding sequence TTGAGTAAGATAACTACTCGGATGAAGCGCCATGTTAGGCATGTTCTGAAAGATGAGGGTCCGACGATTTGGGTTGGCAAGGATGGGTTGACTTCTCAGTCGGTAGCTGAAATTGAAAAACAACTTCAGAAGAACAAGATGGTGAAGGTGCGGGTTTTGCCTGCGGCGTTGGTGGGTGAGGTTACTGCGCAGGTGATTGCGGTTCGTGCTGCTGAGGCGACTGGCGCTGCTTTGGTTGAGGTTAGGGGGCACGTGTTTATTCTCTTTAGAAAACGCAGAGTTGCGGAGTCGCCAAAATAG
- a CDS encoding ribonuclease P — protein sequence MKQQTSVRQIAKQRIAVLFEQARKVGRTDPKLAVQYVASARRIAMGAKVRLPVEFRRQTCKACNSLFVYGVNCRVRVRQKREPHVVVTCLNCGNQTRILLKAKKEQKKLE from the coding sequence ATGAAGCAACAGACTAGTGTTAGACAGATAGCTAAACAGAGGATTGCGGTGTTGTTTGAGCAGGCAAGGAAAGTAGGCAGGACTGACCCTAAACTGGCTGTGCAGTATGTTGCGTCTGCTCGGCGGATTGCTATGGGGGCGAAGGTTCGTTTGCCTGTTGAGTTTAGGCGTCAGACGTGTAAAGCCTGTAATAGTTTGTTTGTTTATGGGGTTAATTGTCGGGTTAGGGTAAGGCAGAAAAGGGAGCCTCATGTTGTAGTGACGTGTTTAAATTGTGGTAATCAGACTCGTATATTGTTGAAGGCGAAAAAGGAGCAGAAGAAGCTTGAGTAA
- the rfbD gene encoding dTDP-4-dehydrorhamnose reductase, producing MKLLITGASGLYGSKLAQLALARNFEVNSCDVQNLSACSNFVRLDITDRSMVEESFRSIKPDVVVHAASLTDVDKCELNQELAWKVNVEGTKNIVEAAKSAGSFLIYISTDYVFSGEAGCYTEGDKPKPINYYGLTKLKGEEIVQTLTEYFIARPSVIFGSTPAAGKVNFALWLIETLRKGERVKIITDQWNTPTLNTNLAEMTLEVVECRLTGTYHLCGASRVSRFEFAELLADAFSLDKCLIEPVESSSFSWVAKRPRDSSLDTSKAQQDLRVKPLGLGDALERLRSELSQRSW from the coding sequence TTGAAACTGTTGATTACAGGTGCGAGTGGACTTTACGGTTCAAAGCTGGCTCAGCTGGCGCTGGCGAGAAATTTTGAGGTTAACTCTTGCGATGTCCAAAACCTGTCAGCTTGCAGTAATTTCGTTAGACTGGATATTACTGATAGGAGTATGGTTGAAGAATCGTTTAGAAGCATTAAGCCTGATGTTGTTGTTCACGCGGCGTCGCTTACGGATGTTGATAAGTGTGAGTTGAATCAGGAGCTTGCTTGGAAGGTAAATGTTGAAGGTACAAAAAATATCGTTGAGGCGGCTAAAAGTGCTGGTTCTTTTTTGATTTACATTTCAACTGATTATGTTTTCAGCGGTGAAGCTGGATGCTACACTGAGGGAGATAAGCCTAAACCAATCAACTATTACGGGCTCACGAAGCTTAAAGGGGAAGAAATCGTTCAAACCCTAACCGAGTATTTTATTGCGCGCCCAAGTGTTATTTTCGGTTCGACCCCAGCGGCTGGGAAAGTCAACTTTGCCCTTTGGCTTATTGAAACCTTACGGAAAGGTGAGAGGGTTAAGATTATCACTGACCAGTGGAACACGCCGACGTTGAATACGAACTTAGCTGAGATGACGTTAGAGGTTGTTGAGTGTCGTTTAACGGGAACGTATCATTTATGTGGTGCAAGTCGGGTTAGCAGGTTTGAGTTTGCTGAGCTGCTTGCTGATGCTTTTAGTTTGGATAAGTGTTTGATTGAGCCTGTTGAATCTTCATCTTTTTCGTGGGTCGCTAAGCGTCCGAGGGATTCTTCACTTGATACTTCGAAGGCTCAGCAAGATTTGAGGGTTAAGCCGCTTGGGCTTGGGGATGCGTTGGAGCGGTTGCGGTCTGAGCTTTCGCAGAGAAGCTGGTAG